TCCTTGCAGTACCAGCTCGGGCGCGTTTTTGATGACCGTCTCCGGGTCTTTATTAACTATATCTACGAAAGCAAAACCGCGCGACCGGCCAGTGTTTTTTTCTTTGACGATACGCACGTCTTTGACCTGCAAATTAGCCTGTGTGGACAGCAACATAGAAATATCTTCAGGCGAGGCTTTCCACGGTACATTGCCAAGATAGATTTGCGCAACTCTTCCTTGCGAAGTTTCTTGAGAATTATTTTCTAAAGTGTCTAATTCCATATTTTTTAACTCTCCCCCGCGCCTATTTTTTAATATAGTTTAGAACTTTTAAAAATAGATTGCAAGAGGAGGAGCGGTTTAATTTTAGGGATATGCTATAATCCGCCCATGAATTTTGGCCGCATAATTACAGCGATGGTTACGCCGTTCAAAGAGGACGGCTCGGTAGATTTTGCCGAGGCGGTGCGTCTGGCCAACTATCTGGCGGACAACGGCTCGGACTCGATCGTGCTAGCCGGCTCCACCGGGGAGTCGCCCACGCTGACCAACGCAGAAGAACGCACACTTTTTAAGGAAGTCAAAAAGGGTCTGGGGCCAAAAGCAAAAGTT
This genomic interval from Candidatus Margulisiibacteriota bacterium contains the following:
- a CDS encoding RNA-binding protein translates to MELDTLENNSQETSQGRVAQIYLGNVPWKASPEDISMLLSTQANLQVKDVRIVKEKNTGRSRGFAFVDIVNKDPETVIKNAPELVLQGRTLTVKYANARKEKLPEFSL